In the Lentisphaerota bacterium genome, one interval contains:
- a CDS encoding alkaline phosphatase family protein — protein sequence MTDNRSFAMSPFGKKVLIIQVAALSHEASRGLAIGLDFQAGKTVFPAVTCTVQASFRTAALPAEHGMIANGRFDRTLRRVSLWEQSSALVAGDSLWRGFRSAGGTVAQLFCQQSLGGDADILLSPAPIHKSHGGMIEDCYCRPDGVYRKLCSRIGRPFRLHHYWGPLASAKVGDWIAAATAEILADPMLTPGVCVTYLPSLDYDFQRYGPHHARSKRAIETLQGQLRALLAAAQKNGYETVIFGDYAIVDCTGAAVLPNRILHEHGLMKTRNVKGRLYADFHASRAFALVDHEVAHIHVADPSDIARVREILLAADGVERVLDAAAQAELGMRHANSGELVAVARSGRWFAYPWWTDLRNAPDYAGHVDIHNKPGFDPCELFFSWCPPGVCRDTSRIRGTHGRVGKGREIAIASTIPALAGSGGIVELACGVRRYLESA from the coding sequence ATGACGGATAACCGGAGTTTCGCCATGTCACCGTTCGGAAAAAAAGTGTTGATTATTCAAGTGGCCGCGCTGTCGCATGAGGCTTCGCGAGGCCTCGCTATCGGCCTCGACTTTCAGGCCGGGAAAACCGTTTTCCCGGCCGTGACCTGCACGGTCCAAGCGAGCTTCCGCACCGCCGCGCTGCCGGCGGAGCATGGCATGATCGCCAATGGGCGCTTCGACCGCACGTTACGCCGGGTCTCGCTCTGGGAACAATCATCGGCGCTGGTGGCCGGGGACAGCTTGTGGAGGGGATTCCGCAGCGCAGGCGGCACTGTGGCCCAGCTCTTCTGTCAGCAGAGCTTGGGCGGGGATGCCGACATCCTGCTCTCGCCCGCGCCGATCCACAAGAGCCATGGCGGAATGATTGAGGACTGCTACTGCCGCCCGGATGGCGTGTACCGGAAACTCTGCAGCCGCATCGGACGGCCCTTCCGGTTGCACCACTACTGGGGGCCGCTCGCATCAGCCAAGGTGGGCGACTGGATCGCCGCAGCCACCGCCGAGATCCTGGCCGATCCGATGCTGACCCCAGGGGTGTGCGTGACCTATCTGCCATCGCTGGACTACGATTTTCAACGCTACGGGCCCCATCATGCCAGAAGCAAGCGGGCGATCGAGACGCTGCAAGGGCAGTTGCGCGCGCTCCTGGCCGCCGCGCAAAAGAACGGTTATGAGACCGTGATTTTCGGCGACTATGCGATTGTCGATTGCACTGGAGCGGCGGTGCTGCCCAACCGCATCCTGCACGAGCACGGGCTGATGAAAACGCGCAACGTGAAGGGGCGACTCTATGCGGACTTTCACGCCTCGCGCGCCTTTGCGCTGGTGGATCACGAAGTGGCGCATATCCATGTTGCGGACCCCTCCGATATCGCGCGGGTCCGCGAGATCCTGCTTGCCGCCGACGGCGTGGAGCGGGTGCTGGATGCGGCGGCGCAAGCCGAGCTCGGTATGCGGCATGCGAATAGCGGCGAGCTGGTCGCCGTGGCCCGATCCGGACGCTGGTTCGCCTACCCCTGGTGGACGGATCTCCGGAACGCGCCGGACTATGCCGGTCATGTGGACATCCACAACAAACCCGGCTTCGATCCGTGTGAATTGTTCTTCTCGTGGTGTCCGCCCGGCGTGTGCCGCGACACGAGCCGCATTCGAGGCACGCACGGGCGTGTCGGCAAGGGTCGGGAAATAGCCATCGCCTCCACGATTCCCGCCTTGGCCGGTTCAGGCGGCATTGTCGAGCTGGCTTGCGGGGTGAGACGGTATCTGGAATCGGCATGA
- a CDS encoding 3-dehydroquinate synthase: MSDQVATRCDDVYHQRFTVTFDYPVHFTRGVFSQQNGTLRRVIGPRGDASANRIWVCIDSGLARAWPDLAQTAEAYVRSQADSLVQAGPPVILPGGEAAKEGWGAVHDTLALIGRLRLDRHSCVIGVGGGAMLDMLGLAVSLAHRGLRFVRIPTTTLAQCDAGIGVKNGIDDNGTKNFAGTFAPPFGVIADFDFLRTLAPRDWIGGLAEAFKVAMIRDAPFFDYLCDHARAVAARDAATLEVVIRRCAALHLDQIRQGGDPFETGSARPLDFGHWSAHQIECMSHYRIGHGQAVAIGLAIDAHIAMQTGLVADGDFARLVTGLTDGGLPLWDSCIEARNASGELLLLAGLERFREHLGGELNITLPVGIGAKREVHVLDAGHIETAIHALRIPS; this comes from the coding sequence ATGAGCGATCAGGTTGCGACAAGGTGTGACGATGTTTATCATCAACGGTTCACGGTCACGTTTGACTATCCCGTGCATTTCACCCGCGGCGTTTTCTCGCAGCAGAACGGCACGCTGAGGCGTGTGATCGGCCCACGAGGCGATGCGTCGGCTAACAGAATCTGGGTGTGCATCGACAGCGGCCTCGCCCGGGCCTGGCCGGATCTTGCGCAAACCGCCGAGGCTTATGTGCGCAGCCAGGCCGACAGCCTCGTGCAGGCGGGGCCGCCGGTGATCCTGCCCGGCGGCGAAGCGGCGAAGGAGGGCTGGGGGGCTGTCCACGATACGCTCGCGCTTATCGGGCGGCTGCGACTCGACCGCCACAGTTGCGTGATCGGCGTGGGCGGAGGGGCCATGCTCGACATGCTGGGGCTGGCCGTTTCGCTGGCGCATCGCGGGTTGAGATTTGTGCGCATCCCCACCACAACACTGGCGCAGTGCGACGCCGGCATCGGCGTCAAGAACGGTATTGACGATAACGGAACGAAAAACTTCGCGGGGACCTTCGCCCCGCCCTTCGGCGTCATCGCCGATTTCGATTTTCTCAGGACACTCGCGCCGCGTGACTGGATCGGCGGCCTGGCCGAGGCGTTCAAGGTGGCAATGATTCGAGATGCCCCGTTCTTCGATTACCTCTGCGATCACGCGCGCGCAGTCGCCGCGCGCGACGCTGCGACCCTGGAGGTGGTGATTCGGCGATGCGCCGCGCTGCACCTTGACCAGATCCGGCAGGGGGGCGACCCGTTTGAGACCGGATCGGCCCGTCCTCTGGATTTCGGGCACTGGTCCGCGCACCAGATCGAGTGCATGAGTCATTACCGCATCGGTCATGGCCAAGCCGTGGCGATCGGCCTCGCGATCGACGCCCACATCGCCATGCAGACCGGGCTGGTGGCTGACGGCGATTTCGCGCGCCTCGTGACGGGGCTGACCGATGGAGGCTTGCCGCTGTGGGATTCCTGCATCGAGGCGCGCAATGCGTCCGGGGAATTGCTCCTGCTGGCGGGGCTTGAACGCTTCCGCGAACATCTGGGCGGGGAGCTGAACATCACCTTGCCGGTCGGCATCGGGGCCAAACGGGAAGTGCATGTTTTGGACGCAGGTCACATCGAAACCGCGATTCATGCTTTAAGGATACCCTCATGA